A stretch of Oryza brachyantha chromosome 4, ObraRS2, whole genome shotgun sequence DNA encodes these proteins:
- the LOC102699497 gene encoding transport and Golgi organization 2 homolog — MRTHRLRRHRAQPTGGRRRGRAKSPPAMCIAAWAWQSQPEHHLLLLFNRDEYHSRPTRPAGWWAPGEAEGKEILGGRDELGGGTWLGCTRDGKLAFLTNVREPSTLVGAKSRGELAVRFLQGNQCPLEYAKEIAKEADQYNGFNLVLADVNSGNMAYISNRPDGVPVVQKVLPGFHVLANATLDCPWPKMLRLGQSFNRYVTTHDGAELSLHQMVQELMTDTVKPARSAVPDTGVDPDWEYQLSSIFIDTEKGLARYGTRSMTALAVKFNGKVTLYERYLESNLWKENLMQFELEMTQLKDVRGTSKMSPETR; from the exons ATGCGGACTCATCGTCTCCGCCGTCATCGTGCTCAACccaccggcggccgccgccgtggccgagccAAATCCCCACCGGCGATGTGCATCGCAGCGTGGGCATGGCAGTCCCAGCCTGAGCACCACCTGCTTCTCCTCTTCAACCGCGACGAGTACCACTCCAG GCCGACGCGGCCGGCGGGGTGGTGGGCCCCCGGGGAGGCAGAGGGGAAGGAGATCCTTGGAGGCAGGGatgagctcggcggcggcacgtGGCTGGGGTGCACGAGGGACGGGAAGCTGGCCTTCCTGACCAACGTCCGGGAGCCCAGCACGCTGGTCGGGGCCAAGTCCAGAGGGGAGCTCGCGGTCAGGTTCCTGCAG GGGAACCAATGTCCATTGGAGTATGCAAAAGAAATAGCCAAGGAAGCAGATCAGTATAACGGCTTTAACCTTGTATTGGCTGATGTGAACTCAGGAAATATGGCTTACATATCTAATAGACCTGATGGTGTTCCGGTGGTTCAAAAAGTTCTCCCTGGGTTTCATGTGCTTGCTAATGCTACACTTGACTGCCCTTGGCCAAAG ATGTTGCGCTTAGGACAGAGTTTCAACAGATATGTTACAACACATGATGGTGCAGAATTATCTTTACATCAGATGGTTCAAGAGTTGATGACAGATACCGTTAAGCCTGCTAGATCTGCGGTGCCTGATACTGGCGTTGACCCTGACTGGGAATACCAGCTAAGCTCTATATTTATTGACACTGAAAAAGGACTG GCACGATATGGAACACGAAGCATGACTGCTCTTGCTGTGAAGTTCAATGGCAAAGTAACTTTATACGAGAGGTACTTGGAGAGCAATCTGTGGAAGGAGAATCTCATGCAATTTGAGTTGGAGATGACACAGTTGAAGGATGTGAGAGGAACTTCAAAAATGTCTCCAGAGACTCGCTGA
- the LOC102711256 gene encoding HMG1/2-like protein: MGKADGDAEFKAAGKRKKAGGAGKPKRGLTPFFAFLAEFRPQYMEKHPNTKGVAAVTKAAGEKWRNMSDEEKAQYGGKKPDGQESKPAAASKKKESTSSKKAKTDGAEQEGEGSDKSKSDVEDDENDGSGEDEE; the protein is encoded by the exons ATGGGCAAGGCCGACGGCGATGCCGA GTTCAAGGCCGCCGGCAAGAGGAAGAAGGCCGGAGGCGCCGGCAAGCCCAAGCGCGGCCTCACCCCCTTCTTCGCCTTCCT GGCTGAGTTCAGGCCGCAGTACATGGAGAAGCACCCTAACACCAAGGGCGTCGCAGCG GTGACCAAGGCTGCTGGGGAGAAGTGGCGCAACATGTCGGACGAG GAGAAGGCACAATATGGGGGCAAGAAGCCGGATGGCCAAGAGAGCAAGCCCGCAGCCGCGAGCAAGAAGAAG GAGAGCACTAGCTCTAAGAAAGCTAAAACTGATGGTGCGGAACAGGAGGGAGAAGGTTCTGACAAGTCCAAGTCTGATGTTGAGGATGATGAGAATGATGGCAGTGGCGAG GACGAGGAGTAA
- the LOC102699774 gene encoding uncharacterized protein LOC102699774 yields the protein MFVRKLVEKASKKHHIGGIRGLRAEDVSPRLAFHYGVPADAELLAYDPVLHVLAVATRNGQIKLFGRDNTQALLQSPSPVPSKFLRFAEGQGVLMNVNAKNQIEVWDIDTKKLCYVQPFEKEITAFSVLQNSFHIYVGDSFGSVSLLKLDLGQTCLVEMPYWIPFSESYGSGDSVSNGVEVAFVSPQPLAENNRVLIIFRDGIMSLWDIKTSKVVSISGRSMQQQSHQEVKTVTSACWACAKGSKIAIGFDSGDIYLWSIPDILSAQNLSPRGNQNLPLQRLNLGYKLDRVPIASLRWVSSDGKAGRLYVNGFSDHVYLFQVLILNEESESRIVKMVLPLTEACQGMELVAGLSDPNKHRQCALVLLLKSGQICLYDDSEVERYLLHAQSRSPQALPNYSSVKLPYGDSSISVAKFYTSSPTVVASLDEDYFSSMVTKYPWFLSMKDKHQTTTGSADIHKTRNLYITGHLDGTIRFWDASCPLLLQIFMIKQQNEDNSPSGTPITSLQFDISSGTLISGDKSGTVRIITFKKDSSDSIFSFLQGKQGEIYNVRSIKLKGAVTSTSLISNSKRFSVGTEKGIVSVVSIEDASILYQKQLECRVSGGIASLQFEMYSHNGYDKDLLIAGMEDSTIFILEEETGKVLNANPVQTNKPSRALLMQTLELSTDDTSVSDTHDTIPKESLLLLCTENAIRLFSLSHAIQGIKKIINKKKPNGSCCFASLIHSVSSEIGLLLVFSNGKIEIRSLPDLSLMKQASLRGFAYTRNSNSSSSIACSSDGEIILVNGEDTYFFSTLCQNDIYRHVDSINTIYRKDNSPREESSYVVKSPKEKKKGIFGMIMKDTKGSKGKQSDANGDEQFTATTSEELSSIFSCANFAPVSERRNSSIKDDENTELDIDDINIDDNPQKQKGPHFPGLSKQKISKGFQSLREKLKPRTEEKVNSGNRKPENDTSVSQVDQIKMKYGYATNDDSTSLPKVIGNKLQENMKKLEGINVRAGDMANGAQSFSAMAKELLRNTKSEKSTS from the exons ATGTTCGTCAGGAAGCTTGTGGAGAAGGCCTCCAAGAAG CACCACATCGGCGGCATCCGCGGCCTCCGCGCCGAGGACGTGAGCCCGCGGCTGGCGTTCCACTACGGCgtccccgccgacgccgagctccTCGCCTACGACCCCGTCCTccacgtcctcgccgtcgccaccag GAATGGGCAAATCAAACTGTTCGGCCGCGACAACACGCAGGCGCTGCTCCAATCACCGTCCCCCGTACCCTCCAAGTTCCTGCGG TTTGCCGAAGGCCAAGGGGTTCTCATGAACGTAAACGCCAAGAACCAGATCGAG GTTTGGGACATTGACACAAAGAAGCTGTGTTATGTGCAGCCCTTCGAGAAGGAAATAACTGCATTTTCCGTTCTACAGAATAGCTTCCACAT CTATGTGGGTGATAGTTTTGGAAGCGTGTCCTTGTTGAAGCTTGACTTGGGTCAGACTTGTCTAGTTGAAATGCCATATTGGATTCCTTTCTCTGAATCTTATG GTTCTGGAGACAGTGTTAGCAATGGGGTTGAAGTTGCATTTGTGTCACCACAGCCTTTGGCAGAAAATAACAG GGTGCTCATTATCTTCAGAGATGGGATTATGTCTTTGTGGGATATTAAGACGAGCAAAGTGGTATCAATATCCGGCAGATCTATGCAACAACAATCGCATCAGGAGGTTAAAACTGTGACATCAGCATGCTGGGCTTGTGCCAAGGGAAGCAAAATTGCTATTGGATTTGACAGTGGTGATATATATCTTTGGTCTATTCCTGATATTTTAAGTGCGCAAAATCTCTCACCGAGGGGCAATCAGAACCTACCTCTTCAGAGGCTTAACCTTGGATACAAGCTAGACAGGGTACCTATCGCCTCTTTGCGATGGGTCAGTAGTGATGGAAAGGCAGGGCGTTTGTATGTTAATGGATTCAGTGATCATGTGTACCTGTTTCAG GTCCTGATTCTGAACGAAGAGAGTGAATCTCGAATTGTAAAGATGGTTTTGCCTCTCACAGAAGCCTGCCAAGGAATGGAACTTGTTGCTGGGCTTAGTGACCCAAATAAACACAGACAATGTGCTCTTGTTCTCTTGTTGAAATCTGGTCAAATTTGCTTATATGATGATTCAGAAGTTGAGCGCTACCTTCTTCATGCTCAGTCAAGATCGCCACAAGCACTTCCTAACTATTCATCTGTGAAGTTACCTTATGGTGATTCAAGCATCAGcgttgcaaaattttatacaagcAGCCCTACAGTAGTGGCTTCTTTGGATGAG GACTATTTTTCATCAATGGTCACGAAGTACCCATGGTTCCTTTCAATGAAAGATAAACATCAGACTACCACAGGTTCTGCGGACATCCATAAGACCAGAAATCTCTATATAACTGGACATCTTGATGGAACCATAAGGTTTTGGGATGCATCATGTCCTCTTTTACTGCAGATTTTTATGATAAAGCAGCAG AATGAAGACAACAGTCCAAGTGGTACACCTATTACATCATTACAGTTTGATATATCATCTGGCACTCTTATATCCGGGGATAAGAGTGGAACG GTACGTATAATCACATTCAAAAAGGACTCCAGCGATAGCATATTCTCCTTTCTACAAG GGAAGCAAGGGGAGATCTATAATGTCAGAAGTATAAAGCTTAAAGGAGCTGTAACCTCAACCTCTTTGATCTCAAACTCAAAGCGTTTTTCTGTTGGAACAGAAAAGGGGATT GTATCAGTCGTCAGCATTGAAGATGCGTCGATCTTGTATCAAAAACAACTTGAGTGTCGGGTATCTGGTGGAATCGCCTCTTTGCAATTTGAAATGTATAGCCATAATGGCTATGATAAAGATCTTTTGATAGCTGGAATGGAAGATTCAACTATATTTATTCTTGAGGAAGAAACTGGAAAAGTTTTGAATGCCAACCCAGTTCAGACAAATAAACCCTCACGAGCCCTTTTGATGCAGACACTTG AACTATCAACAGATGATACATCGGTGTCAGATACCCATGATACAATACCGAAAGAATCATTGTTATTGCTTTGCACTGAAAATGCAATCCGCTTATTTTCCCTGAGCCATGCAATTCag GGAATAAAGAAGATAATCAATAAGAAGAAACCGAATGGCAGTTGCTGTTTTGCATCTCTTATCCATAGTGTTTCTTCTGAAATCGGACTTCTACTTGTCTTCTCCAATGGCAAAATAGAGATAAG GTCTCTCCCAGATTTATCTCTAATGAAGCAAGCCTCTTTAAGAGGTTTTGCATATACAAGAAACTCGAATTCTTCTAGTTCCATAGCATGCTCATCTGATGGAGAAATCATCTTG GTTAATGGAGAggatacatatttcttctctacTCTGTGTCAGAATGACATATACAG GCATGTAGACAGCATTAATacaatatatagaaaagacAACTCACCCAGGGAAGAATCTTCTTATGTGGTGAAGTCTcctaaagaaaagaaaaaa GGCATATTTGGAATGATTATGAAAGACACTAAAGGAAGCAAGGGAAAACAGAGCGATGCAAATGGAGATGAACAATTTACTGCAACAACTTCCGAAGAACTGTCTTCAATATTTTCATGTGCTAATTTTGCTCCAGTATCTGAGAGGAGAAACAGTTCAATAAAAGATGATGAAAACACTGAGCTAGACATAG ATGATATCAACATTGATGATAACCCGCAAAAGCAGAAAGGACCACACTTCCCAGGTCTAAGCAAACAGAAAATCAGCAAGGGATTCCAAAGCCTAAGAG AAAAGTTGAAGCCCAGGACAGAAGAAAAGGTGAATTCAGGGAATAGAAAACCTGAAAATGACACATCAGTCAGTCAAGTTGACCAGATAAAGATGAAATACGGATATGCAACAAATGAT GACTCCACTAGTCTTCCGAAAGTGATTGGGAACAAGCTGCAAGAGAATATGAAAAAGTTGGAG GGCATTAATGTTCGCGCTGGAGATATGGCAAATGGTGCTCAATCTTTCTCCGCAATGGCAAAAGAACTGCTGAGAAACACAAAGAGCGAGAAGAGCACATCATAG
- the LOC102700050 gene encoding cis-zeatin O-glucosyltransferase 1-like encodes MAANGNQPADTVAVVAVPFPAHGHLNQLLHLCLQLASHGLTVYYAAPAPHVRQAKARVQGWGDEALLSIQFHDLDISAFVSPPPDPAADTPFPSHFMPLWETYTAGARAPLSALLDRVSASFRRAVVVTDTMNAFAVEEAARLPNGEAFGLNCTAISTVLLNMGTGHRLLRENDLHYVPMNTYMTEELEDYVNERARPWQSFSSSAGMLANTCRALEGDFIDAFAENLQADGNRKLFAVGPLNPVLDMGTLKQQQLGRRRHECLDWLDKQPAESVLYVSFGTTSSLRVEQVAELAAALHGSRQRFIWVLRDADRGNIFADSGESERRYAELQSRFSKQTEGTGLVITGWAPQLDILAHAATAAFMSHCGWNSTMESLSHGKPILAWPMHSDQPWDAELVCKYFKAGLLVRPWEKHGEVVPATTIQEVIEKLMDSEEGLAVRQRAKELGDAVRSSRSDLDDFIAHITR; translated from the coding sequence ATGGCAGCCAACGGGAACCAGCCGGCGGATACGGTGGCCGTCGTGGCGGTGCCGTTCCCGGCGCATGGCCACCTCAACCAGCTGCTGCACCTGTGCCTCCAGCTCGCGTCGCACGGGCTGACGGTCTACtacgccgcgccggcgccgcacgTCCGCCAGGCAAAGGCGCGCGTGCAAGGCTGGGGCGACGAGGCCCTCCTCTCCATCCAGTTCCACGACCTCGACATCTCCGCGTTCGTCTCCCCGCCTCCCGACCCGGCCGCCGACACGCCCTTCCCCTCCCACTTCATGCCCCTCTGGGAGACGTACACGGCGGGCGCTCGCGCCCCGCTCTCGGCGCTCCTTGACAGGGTGTCCGCTTCCTTCCGCcgggccgtcgtcgtcaccgacACCATGAATGCCTTCGCcgtcgaggaggcggcgcggctgccCAACGGCGAGGCGTTCGGGTTGAACTGCACGGCCATCTCGACCGTCCTATTGAACATGGGCACCGGCCACCGGCTCCTGCGCGAGAATGACCTCCACTATGTCCCCATGAACACCTACATGACGGAGGAGTTGGAGGATTACGTGAACGAACGGGCCCGACCGTGGCAATCGTTTTCGTCCAGCGCCGGCATGCTCGCGAACACGTGCCGAGCGCTCGAGGGTGATTTCATCGACGCTTTCGCCGAGAACCTGCAGGCTGATGGCAACAGGAAGCTCTTCGCGGTCGGGCCGCTAAACCCAGTGCTCGACATGGGCACactgaagcagcagcagctgggccggcggcggcacgaaTGCCTTGACTGGCTCGACAAGCAGCCCGCGGAATCTGTGCTCTACGTGTCGTTCGGCACGACGTCCTCCCTTCGAGTGGAGCAGGTCGcagagctcgccgccgcactgCACGGCAGCAGGCAGCGGTTCATCTGGGTGCTGCGCGACGCCGACCGTGGGAACATATTCGCGGACTCCGGCGAGAGCGAGCGCCGGTACGCGGAGCTTCAGTCCAGGTTCTCCAAGCAAACCGAAGGCACGGGGCTGGTGATCACTGGGTGGGCGCCGCAGCTGGACATCCTCGCGcacgccgccacggcggcgttCATGAGCCACTGCGGCTGGAACTCGACCATGGAGAGCCTGAGCCACGGGAAGCCGATTCTTGCGTGGCCCATGCACTCCGACCAGCCATGGGACGCCGAGCTGGTATGCAAATACTTCAAGGCCGGCCTGCTAGTGAGGCCATGGGAGAAGCACGGCGAGGTGGTGCCGGCGACAACCATACAGGAGGTGATCGAAAAGTTGATGGACTCTGAGGAAGGGTTGGCGGTGCGGCAGCGCGCCAAGGAGCTCGGTGATGCCGTCCGTTCATCGCGCAGTGACCTGGATGACTTCAT